One window from the genome of Tachypleus tridentatus isolate NWPU-2018 chromosome 11, ASM421037v1, whole genome shotgun sequence encodes:
- the LOC143231336 gene encoding solute carrier family 35 member D3-like, giving the protein MYDFRVQNMATETKSVVKLIISAEDVESNHKKSQAEEGSRVKNSQYYRILEQGKKASWIACVVSSLAFILCSGSLVFVLKYLTLVKEFYFPFFITTVRVMFTLLVLEVLRNLKLINLSVLTLEESQSFLWPTICYIVQITTSLAALKGMSIPLYTSIKRCGPLVNMILSIMLLKKKTPSWLSQVSVILAAIGCMISGTGELTVNYQGYVNVVVCLVSESFYFTLVEAQNYRVLKFVQLLCYNSLPVLLFMSWFTDELGQAFSFLHFSDPQVLTLFVLTVVIGACLVVFLDEVSEEKKSSGYAHLHNDLEKE; this is encoded by the exons ATGTATGATTTCAG GGTTCAAAACATGGCAACAGAAACGAAGAGTGTAGTAAAACTCATAATCTCAGCTGAGGATGTGGAATCAAACCACAAAAAAAGTCAAGCAGAGGAAGGAAGCAGAGTGAAAAACAGCCAGTACTACCGGATATTAGAACAaggaaaaaag GCTTCTTGGATTGCCTGTGTTGTGTCATCACTTGCTTTTATCCTATGTTCCGGTTCATTAGTGTTCGTCTTGAAGTATCTGACTTTAGTTAAAGAATTTTACTTCCCATTCTTCATCACAACTGTTCGAGTTATGTTCACTCTTCTGGTTTTAGAAGTCCTCCGGAACCTGAAACTTATTAATCTCTCTGTTTTGACACTGGAAGAAA GCCAGTCATTTTTATGGCCAACTATTTGTTATATCGTTCAGATTACGACCAGTTTAGCAGCGTTGAAAGGAATGTCTATTCCTCTTTACACCAGCATCAAGAGATGTGGTCCTTTGGTTAATATGATTTTATCAATCATGTTACTGAAGAAGAAGACACCAAGTTGGTTGAGTCAAGTGTCTGTGATCTTAGCTGCTATTGGATGTATGATTTCAG GAACTGGTGAATTAACGGTGAACTATCAAGGCTATGTCAATGTTGTAGTGTGTCTCGTTTctgaatcattttattttaccttagttGAAGCTCAAAACTACagagttttaaaatttgttcaaCTCCTCTGCTACAACTCGCTTCCTGTTCTACTGTTTATGTCCTGGTTTACAGACGAACTAGGTCAAGCTTTCAGTTTTCTTCATTTCTCAG aTCCACAAGTTTTGACGCTGTTTGTCTTGACTGTGGTAATTGGCGCTTGTCTGGT cGTCTTTCTCGATGAGGTTTCTGAGGAAAAGAAATCTTCAGGCTATGCTCATTTACATAATGACCTGGAAAAAGAATAA